In the Pelmatolapia mariae isolate MD_Pm_ZW linkage group LG10_11, Pm_UMD_F_2, whole genome shotgun sequence genome, aacaaacaaaaaaactgagttCCAAATGAACTCCAGAGCAGCTTGTTTGGCAACCTCAATCTGACCCAATTACAAGGTGCACATTGCAAAAGTTGAGCTAAAAAAACCACTTCCTGTAGCCATGTATGCTTTGTATTCTGGGATACGGCTACTATAGATGTGTGAAAGTCTGTATGGCCTAGCAACTAGCTGCGAAATGACACAGCACCTGGATAAACGTGCTCCCGGCCCAGACACATTTGGCCATAAAGCAGACTGAAAATTGTCATGTGGATTGTAGTGACACATTTTAGTTTGCTTGGAGTTCATCTGAAATTTTCTCAGTGTGAACATCTACAAATTGACAAACTCATCAACTGATTCAGTCCAGTATAAACAAACTACAGGTGTGAAAACACCCTAAGAATCTTCTACACACCTCTGCCAAAGTCTGCTTGCACACATTAACAATCTCGAGAGCTGTCTTGGTGTAAGGACTGTCTGAACCTGTCAAAGACACACAAGATAGTCAAGTTAGTCAAACCTCTTTTAAGAGAGATTAAATGCTGAGGTAACATTATCCATAAAAGCATTTACCGTTATACTTGATGCTGTTGGTGTGGATGAGACTGACATCTGAAAGGAACGTCTCTCGGTTCTGATATTTATGTTTGGAGATGTTCTGTCGAAAttaaatacagacacacaaacagggtgtTTCTTCATGCTGCTGCCAAAATTAAATGATTCTAGGTGCTGTAAGTCTGACATCCTGTGAGCCTCTCACCTTGCGGATACTCTCCAGATCCATGGGGTTCACAATAACTTTATAATAATCCGGCACAAACTTTTTGTTGACGGGATGGTGAAACGGCCACGACTACAAAGTGGAGAAGAGTGGAAGAACGAGCCTTAGATTATTATCCGATTCTATACTGATCACCGTTCTCAAACCGACTGAAGGAGGTGACTTACATCAGGAACCACCATCATTTTCTGGGTTACAATGTTGTCCAAGATGAAGGAGAAGGCCACCTGATCATCATCATCTAGCAGAGGGTTGATGGCTTTCTCAAGCCTCACCAGCCTGTCCTCcttctgcaaacacacacagatttgaCAGTTGATGaggaaactaataaaaaaaaaaaaaaggggggggggggagagagaataAGACCAAATCATGTTTATATCCACTCACCTCTTTCAGTTTAGCATCACACAGATCCAGCATGGACTGTGCAACTTGTGTTATTGGATGTTTTGCCCCTGgtgagacaaaaacagaaagccATCTCAAGAAACTGATGAAGGTTTGAAATCTCACTGAAACCACGCTGAGTCTGTTAAGCGTGTTCCTGTAACTCTACCATTGTAGGTGGCACTGTTTTTGACAATAAGCTCCACTGCTTCACGGAACTCCTCCCTCGACGGGTACATCCGCTTGCGCACATTCTCCCTTAGTGTCTGCAGGTCCATGGGCCGCGTGATGATCTTATAGTAGTCCTTCACAACTTTGGCATTGACTGGCGTGTGGAACGGGTATGTCTACAAATTAAGAGGTAGATGTAATAAAGGTGAAGCTGGATAGGAACAAAGAACAGATTTTTAAGGTACAGTGAACGTGTTGTAGACGCCTCTTACATTGGGGTGATCCCGCATGTCATTGATGATGCTTTCTAGCACAGAGGACAAGGTCACCATGGGGTCTGTGCGCCTGCGGTGGATGGCTTTGTGTGgtttctgaaagaaaaaaaagagaaagacttAAATCATCTATTAAAGTGACCCTCACCTTATAATCCAGTGAAATTCAGATCATTTTACAATTTTATTAACTTATAACACCCTTAAACAgtgatgtcaaactcattttacattgtgggccAATACAGACTACTTTGATCTTAAGCGGGCTGGACCAGTGAAAATTTACATACTATAAAtgttaggggtgcaacgatacacaaaattcacggttcggttcggttcgatactttggtgtcacggttcgatattttttcgatacaaaaaaaaatgttcatgcctttttaatttgtcatttattaaaattataattatatatattttaactcaaaagtacagtttttaaatgtaatgttgctgaaacaacaaaataattaaaaaaaataaatctatctgatcaagaaatcactcatctttggaaaagagagtttattacagagaaatggctctttccaaaataaaagctatactatagccttcttctgggctatattctcagcagcatattaaacatatcaggtccccataaggagaatcatgtgctaacggctgtctaaatgactcaggtaaagtttgtagcatgcgtgcttgttgtttttgtctgcttccacttgtctttgcactaggatgtcggcgtaaatgtgcagtcatattcattgtgttcccactagtgctgtcagcgttaatcttgttaaaatgacattaacgccataacgcagcaaatctccattaacgagttaccgcggaccgctccgtgtgtggggctggaagGTGTCAACatgttaacgagcaaactgcactaacgcagtagttcccaccaatgcaattgagcattgcgtggcacatccgacatactgttttacttttgtccatgacgcgcttaccatcagggtcatacttcacattaaaaccaaaatagttccaaacaccagatctgaatgagggtgggggaggttcaatttcggctagcgttgaggcagttgccatgttgcaacgagcttgcgtaccgaaccgaaagcactgtatcgaacggttcaataccgatacgagtatcgttgcacccctaataaatgtgtaatattacagaaatgtttttgtagtTCATTAcccagactgtcctgtaattataaaataaaaagactttGTTAATTCAAAGATAATGTATTGTTTTTCTGTGAGcccactgttaaaaaaaataaaatgaataaattatatAGCAGATGgtgaaaaaacaggaattttctgtcatttaattgtttatctattactttGGTCTAGTACGAATGGCAATTGAGGGGGCTTCTTTATCAAAAGAAAGGCTCTAAAACTTATTAAATAATAGATAAAAGCTCAAAATCTATGCATCCTTCACATTTACCAGCGTCGTCCAGTTGGCTGGATTGAAGTCTTTGCCGGGCTAATTCTGGCCCcgagccttatgtttgacacccctgtccTACAAAGAAGACCTGCTGAGTccttgtaacagcagccagccTCTCTGATCATCTGTTCAAGTGTTCCACACTCTTATTTTAAATCCAGTGGAAACCACTCTTTTCAACCTGTAGCTCCTAAACTTTACAACAGCATTCCCCAAGACCCTTTCACAAAGGAaatagcacacacacagaaagtggcatacACTGTGTTAACCACTAGGTCGAGCAAATGGCCCAAAATTTCTGTTGCTCTGGCCGGTGCACCCTGCTTGAATTTCTATGCTCCCCAGTTGGCGCACAAAATTTTTATTGAGTGGCGCAAACCATAGAAAAGAATGAGTTTGCAGGGCACGCTGCTGTAAGCCTTTCGGGTCAGCTAATTAGTGGTAGCTGAAAACTCAGATCTATAGGTTAGCTTCTCCCTAGTCTTTCATACATTATTTTGGGCTCGTGTTCACATATAATGTGTTTATGGATGTGTGTAATGTAGGAATAAATATATAAGACCTATGTGGTGTGTTTGTATGTTGTGACATGTCCACTTATCTTTAATGTGGTTTTATCCATGAAATACAGTGTgctttaaaaactttacaaataaagtttttatcatcatcatcataatgtTGTATGGCAACAATCTGTATAAGGATGCTTACATTGAGATAGTCACAATGGACTGCACTGCCTACACGTCTCTTCTTCTTTGCAGGTAGCTGTTGTTTGGGGAACTTGAGCACCAAAGACTTTCTGCGCACCtcatcagcgctgtaacaaaTTAGACACAGATCCATTTATTGTAAATGtagcaaatgaataaaacatagTTTGCAAAACATGGGAAATTTAAATCTAATTTTTTTATACCTTTCAATGAGCTGTTTGCCCAGCACAATCTTGGTGCCCTCCACCTTAATCAGTTCCTCATTGTCATTGTGGATGACTGTCTtttccagctcctcctcctgctcctctgtCATGGCGACTGGGTTGGAGGGTGGGGCATTGGTTTGATAGTAAAGTGGGCAGAACTTGTTTGTTCTCATGTGTCCAATGGCGCCACATGCACCGCACTTTAGctagggaaaagaggaaaacattAAGGAACACGAGGATAATCTACCAGGGCTATATTATAAGAAGAAGAACTGTTCAAGGCAAACTGGCTGTAGGTTTTGAATTTTGTGCATTACCATGAAGCTTGTGAggaaaaagtgaaagaaaggCATATAGTACTGAATCGGCAAGCTTACTTTTACCTTGAGGTCTGGTCTCTCTTTGACCTTCTTGGTCTTCTTCTCTGGAGGCCCCTTGATCTTATCCTTCTCTTGGTTTCTCTTCAGCCTCCTCAGCTGCTCCTGAATACGCCGGCGTTCCTTCCGCATCTCTTCTCTGTGCTGCTCATCAAAGAGGGCAAACTTTCGTCtgtaaaaagatttaaaaaagaaaaacaaggaccTTTCACATTCACAGGTTTACAAAAAGATGTCTGAGTTAAGTGACAgtccatttttttccttcttagtAATTTAATCCATACCCATGAATTAGATTAATCCTCTGGTTACACCATACAACACCAACAAGAAAAGGTTTCTGCATATTTAACAGATGtatcaaaaaatattaaaactaattTGAATTTTAAACAAAGTCGCGGAAAAGTCGTGAGTCATAATCACTGGTATCACTGGTTTCTGTGCGTTAACCACAGCTCTATAAACATAGACTTTGCTGGGTCaaaattactttattttaactgttacATAATAGCACCAATAAATACAGAACCAGTCCGCTGGGATACTTCCAAGAaccaaataattattttttaattaaactgactTTAATTACAGTCACACTCACATGAATTCATCATCCTTGGTGGTTCTGATCCTGGTGTAGGCGTCGATGACTGCAGCTTTACGCACAGTTTCACAGCGGACATACTCTTTGCCGTCTTCATCTCTGAAGGTGCGATAGATCTTGAGTCGGCGTCCCGTGGCCGAGGAGTTCAGGCTGGTGACGGAGGATGTGTCATCATCTTTGTGGGAGCTGGTGGACAAGGAACTGGCTATAGAGTGAAGAGAAGTAAAGTTCACAGTTATATACTCATTTTTTTGTCCTTAACATTAAGACTGTGTTTAATATCACAAAAGGACACTTACATATGCCTTTGCGCCGCTCCTTGCGCCCCTTGTCACGATCACTCTCTTCACCCATCAGCATCCTCTGCAGCTCCTTCCTCTCCTGCTCTTCCCTCTCACGGGAAAGTTGGGTGCTGGTCTTCTTGTTCTGCAGCATGTTCTCAATGTTCTTACCCATCTCCTCAAAGTCACTATCCTCTgctgaactgctgtctgtgtctGTTGAGAGCACCTCTGTAGACTCCAACACTCTGAGGTGGGGGTGCAATAAGATACAGAAGTTAAAGTGTGCAGAGGCAGGATCCTGAATAAAACACTCATAATGCTGTACTGCAAACTCACTTGTTCTGCAAGTCAAAGATCCTTTGGCACTCTTCCTTGTAACGCTCCTGGTGTTCAGCAACAGAAAAACGAGAGCCTCTGGCAAACTTACTCATGGGTCCCTCGCCTGAGCGTGCCTGCTCTGTGGACATGGTCCTGACCACGTCAATAACTTCCCAACGTGACAGTTTCTTGATctgacacagacaaaaacaggaTCACTTTAGAACCTTTAAAAATCATCTTAAAACTAAAgccttttctgtgtttctatTGGTTGTTCAGATCAAACCTAATCAGGGGAAAGTTTGACATTGTCTCGCATCTCTTTAAAGTGCTTGAACATCACCCTGGTCTCACCTCCTCCTCTGGCACACCAAACTTGCGCAGCAGCTGCTTGGCATTCTTCAGTGAGAGCCTCCTCAGATCAGCATCTGTCCCTGTGACTGTCTTCTTCACTGGTTGTGGCTCTTTGTCATCCTGCAAAATCACCAGAAACAAACTTGTCAGCATTACATGTCATATAAGTAACGCTGAGGCGGCAGAATTTAACGTCAGACACTCAGACCTTCTGTTGAGTGGGCTTGTTGGGCACTTTCACATAGGAGAAACCTTCTCCACACCCTGTAGGATCAGCCACACCTGTAACCTCTAACAGGCACTTTCCCTTCATGGCAGAAATGAAGGCTCTGGTTGTGTTCCAAGGAGCTGTTCGCACCTGGAGGGTGACACAGAATCAGCATGGAGTCATCTCAAGTCTGTATTAGTTAACTTTATTGTGAGGAAGAGTTTTGGTTGATACCTCATCATCAATCTTCATTTGAAAATCCTCTTCATTCTCTTCCTCTGGAGCAAAGAAGGATTTCTCACCATATCCGGCATCCttaaggggtgaaaaaacttgATGAAACAGAcactaaataaatacaaatgaagatACGTGTAGGTAATAGCTGTTACCTTCAGCCTTTGCTCTGCTACCAGCATGCTGTAATAAGCGCAACACTGCTCCGGAGAAACCATGGCCCTGATCTCTTCTTCTGTTGGCAGTCTGAAATCAGGCTTCAGCACCCACCAGTTTGAGTCCATTCCTGGCATGAGGACAAGCACACAAATCATTTATACCCATCTGCTTAATCATAGAGTGCAGTGTGGTAAGCAACAATAATTAAAATCATTGCTTTATTCCCATTATTGTCACACTGTAGAAAATATGCTGCGGTTATACCACACAGTCATACCCTGTCTCCTTATTCCGTCCTTACACTACATCACACTTCTGGGGTAAAATCCATAATAGGCATAAAAAGCTCCTTCAATGCTCAGAATCCTCTCTGTCATTTCAGGGCACAGAATCTTTTTATGCCCCAAATATTTCCCCGACTCAACACAAGTTAGTCTAATCCATGATGATCATCACTAAACAATCAACACAGTCAAACGTGTGAAGTCTACCTGTACGTTTGAAGTCAGCACACAGTTTAAGTCGCTTCCTGATGCTGCTTTCTGAGTGTGAGGGGAAAGCTTTTTTTATATCCTCCATGCGGATTCTCCGCGGCCGGTCCTTACTCTTCCAGAACAAGCGATAAATGAACACCTGCAGAACACAGAAGTGATAGGTCAGCTATGTGCAGACAACAGCCGAGctctaaataaaaaagaaatatataaataaaaatacctgAAGGAAGTCTCTGATGTGAGTATTGGCTCGTTTGGAGTTCGGCCCTGGAACTTCAAACAATGGGCACTCCTGACCAACTACAAAAATGTCCACAATCTCTCTAATGTAGTAGCCGTGTCGTGTTCGTATAACCAAGAAATCAGTCTCGGGCATCTTGTGAAGGTAGATTGGAGCACGGAAAAGGTTGTTCTCGAAAGCCTGAGGAAAAGGCACACCAACATACAGTTTGCCATGAAAACAGAACAgagattttatatatatatatatgcacagaTCTGGTTATTTCGCTGATACGGTGCTGACCTGGAGAAGCTGTCCGGGATGCAGAGAACCCAGGAAAGGGGATGTGTGACAGTACACAGTCTCTCCATATTTGCAATCAGGTGCTCCAGGATCTTTTCCAGGTTTCTGAAAAGCACAGTAACAGCATCATAATAATGAGTGAGAAATGACAATTTGATGATCTGGTGAATTtcatcatgttttaaaaatcacacatcAAATTTCTCAGCAGAGCAGAACATAAGTGCAAAGTTAGTACAATACAAATCCAATGTCAAGCTCACTCTTTTGTAGTAGTTCTTGATTTTGGTTGCCATGCCAACTTGCATGATGAGAGGGGGGTATTCTTCACTGTATTCAGCCAGAATCAGATCTCCGTCTTTGCCTGTCAAGTCCTGCGGGGTCCGCATGAAGAACatgtctcctcctcctgctgcctgcCGCTCTTGTTCTCGCATCTATAAAAGATTATATGTTCAGTACACATCAACactaaaatgacaacatttaaacaCTACATATTTATCTCTACACTCACAGTGTAATAGTGCTTGAGGACATACCTTGGCCTTCTTCTTTATGTGTTTGAGCAGAGGCTGAGCAGGGTGTGGACCCGGCTGAGCCACAGCTCCAAATGAGTACTTCTTCAGAGTTGGACGATGGAACTGGCGAAGCTTCATGGGTCCCATGTGAGTGGGAAAGAAGGGCTGCCGCAGCTCCAGGGCTGGGATGGAGTGCTGTCAACAAGACAAAAGTTTTCATATTACACAACACAATTTGTTTTTAAGCTTTATATTCACTCTTATAAACTACCATTTACCTGAATGATGTTGCCACCGAAGGTTCCCCTCAGGCCTTGCTGTTTGGGGTAGTAGAACTCATCATTGGACAGATTCCAGGGGTCTTTGACCTCAGGTTGGGACATGTTCTGTGTTGAGAGAAAGCATACATAGCACTCAAAGTGCTGCTATTCTATAATTCCAATTTTTTAAGTGTAAAAATGTTCCTGAGCATTTCCGTCTTACAGTCGTGCTTTTATTATGTAGCCCTTTTTATTCCCTCTTAGATACTTTCACCTTTTTCTTCAAACAAACCACATCTCCAGTACAAATCAGCAGCAAATAATCAAGATTGCCTTTCCCATACCTGCTGTGGCTCATCTTTTATCACGCCCGTTTTCCCCAGCAGGATGCGGCTCTTCTTGATTGCAGTTTCCTTCTTATTCTCTTTTGATGGCGAGTGGGAGGTCGTCTCCTCCTTTTCATCAGGAATTTCTTCAAGAGAGAGCAGCataacacagattttttttttttttaaaaagcctaaAACAAGTGAAAACATAACAGAAGAAGTGGCAGATAAAGATTTCTGACTATACCTAGAATTATATTCTCATCATTGGGATCCAGTGTAAGAACAGGTGGGTCAAGCATGTGATCCATCTCCTGGTCATCCCAGATAATGTTGTCTTCCCAGCGTCCGTATACCAACTCTTCATTATCAATAGGAAAAATGGAGAACCAAAGACAGTCTTCGTCCTGGGAGGCTGTAAtgggacaaaaacaaacagtgagaAATTATCTTGAAACAGGAAGGACTGAAATGTGACCAAAGGCGTAAACTGACCTTGATTATCGTGGCTGTTTTTGTCCCGCTTCGAACCAGAAATCGAAGCAGCTTTGGGCATGGGTGGAGGTGTAGGTGGGACCAGTTGAGAATTACTTCTTGTCAGACCTTTAAAATTAAACAGATGTTAGGGCTTCTTTTAAACACACTTAATATTACACCAGACTCCTCCACCATCAATTATCAATGTTCGTACAACAATAGCCCACCACAGTACTGTATTCTgctagcattaaaaaaaaaagacccacaAAGATTTACTTCTGAATTTTTCCAGCTATCTTACCCTGCTGTGCGTTGTAAGCATTGGCATTACGGGTCATGCTAGAGGGTAGCCATCCTGCAAGACTGGCTCGCT is a window encoding:
- the taf1 gene encoding transcription initiation factor TFIID subunit 1 isoform X2 — translated: MSDSDSDDDQDRPFSITGFLFGNINEDGQLEDDSVLDNESKKHLAGLGTLGLGSLITEITANEDDDKEENRDPASVDAEGWVKSTEDAVDYSDISEVAEDETKKYRQAMGSLQPSRKTDDEDDYDADCEDIDSKLMPPPPPPTLPISKKEEPSTQSTNVGEDGDGIILPSIIAPSSTADKIDFSSSSDSESETDRPCQGSGAGGSADILTLPLAGIMQKDAAKALPGVTELFPEFRPGKVLRFLRLFGPGKNVPSVWRSARRKKKRKHRDHQPGTPPEGEPSEQSQEKKSGWVYEYALPPPPEQCLSDDEITMMAPVESKFSQTSGDGDKETESRPKVAEWRYGPAQLWYDMLGVSEDGSNFNYGFKLKEIQSSEPQKQDTPNEITETSQEVQMQEDNDIVDGDDDDEDKDRKALENELFLMVTQLQWEDDIIWNGEDVKHKGTKTQRASLAGWLPSSMTRNANAYNAQQGLTRSNSQLVPPTPPPMPKAASISGSKRDKNSHDNQASQDEDCLWFSIFPIDNEELVYGRWEDNIIWDDQEMDHMLDPPVLTLDPNDENIILEIPDEKEETTSHSPSKENKKETAIKKSRILLGKTGVIKDEPQQNMSQPEVKDPWNLSNDEFYYPKQQGLRGTFGGNIIQHSIPALELRQPFFPTHMGPMKLRQFHRPTLKKYSFGAVAQPGPHPAQPLLKHIKKKAKMREQERQAAGGGDMFFMRTPQDLTGKDGDLILAEYSEEYPPLIMQVGMATKIKNYYKRKPGKDPGAPDCKYGETVYCHTSPFLGSLHPGQLLQAFENNLFRAPIYLHKMPETDFLVIRTRHGYYIREIVDIFVVGQECPLFEVPGPNSKRANTHIRDFLQVFIYRLFWKSKDRPRRIRMEDIKKAFPSHSESSIRKRLKLCADFKRTGMDSNWWVLKPDFRLPTEEEIRAMVSPEQCCAYYSMLVAEQRLKDAGYGEKSFFAPEEENEEDFQMKIDDEVRTAPWNTTRAFISAMKGKCLLEVTGVADPTGCGEGFSYVKVPNKPTQQKDDKEPQPVKKTVTGTDADLRRLSLKNAKQLLRKFGVPEEEIKKLSRWEVIDVVRTMSTEQARSGEGPMSKFARGSRFSVAEHQERYKEECQRIFDLQNKVLESTEVLSTDTDSSSAEDSDFEEMGKNIENMLQNKKTSTQLSREREEQERKELQRMLMGEESDRDKGRKERRKGISSSLSTSSHKDDDTSSVTSLNSSATGRRLKIYRTFRDEDGKEYVRCETVRKAAVIDAYTRIRTTKDDEFIRKFALFDEQHREEMRKERRRIQEQLRRLKRNQEKDKIKGPPEKKTKKVKERPDLKVKLKCGACGAIGHMRTNKFCPLYYQTNAPPSNPVAMTEEQEEELEKTVIHNDNEELIKVEGTKIVLGKQLIESADEVRRKSLVLKFPKQQLPAKKKRRVGSAVHCDYLNKPHKAIHRRRTDPMVTLSSVLESIINDMRDHPNTYPFHTPVNAKVVKDYYKIITRPMDLQTLRENVRKRMYPSREEFREAVELIVKNSATYNGAKHPITQVAQSMLDLCDAKLKEKEDRLVRLEKAINPLLDDDDQVAFSFILDNIVTQKMMVVPDSWPFHHPVNKKFVPDYYKVIVNPMDLESIRKNISKHKYQNRETFLSDVSLIHTNSIKYNGSDSPYTKTALEIVNVCKQTLAEYDEHLTQLEKDISTAKEAALYAADLESLEPMTPGPYTPQPADLFDSGASGSLPREPSSLFSEGPLVGAPEKRGGQGRHSRRPGEEESDVDIEGFDEDDDGKPKTPAPAEDAEGDQEYEDDDEELLLPPRRRVHDQDDEEEEEEEEEGDGRSNRPAQASVLYQDLLMSDVEDDASEEEGDNPFSSIQLSESGSDSDREVDVRPAPPRRTQETARMGMEQDESMMSYEGDGPDGPHMEDSNVSYGSYEETESQSQMQPSSLGNGEEYGISEEEEEDEEDEARRRGPAVLSQVQLSEDEESEEFRSIGGDSDMDSDN